From Brassica oleracea var. oleracea cultivar TO1000 chromosome C3, BOL, whole genome shotgun sequence, a single genomic window includes:
- the LOC106331274 gene encoding SWI/SNF complex subunit SWI3D-like, producing MDEKRTLASAGDSPASEPATRRRLKRKANALGTSNSASAKRMLKREKAMLASFSPVHSGPLTRARQAPSSMPSVAGVKAEVLSAAVVVVGTDGEKLKEEEERDKAIREWEAKIEAEFEAVRSRESNVHVVPNHCGWFSWGKIHPLEERSLPSFFNGKLEGRTPEVYREIRDWIMRKFHSDANTQIEVKDLSELEVGDSEAKQEVMEFLDYWGLINFHPFLSPDASSTPGDHDDLGDKESLLNSLFRFQTDEASPALVHKPRPTAQATPPSGLFPDPVAPDDLLKQEGPAVEYHCNSCSADCSRKRYHCPTQADFDLCTECFDSGKFSSDMSSSDFILMDSAEAPGVGSGKWTDQETLLLLEGLEIFKENFNEIAEHVATKTKAQCMLHFLQMPIEDAFLDQFDYKVPSTKDTTDSAVSKDDKSVLKDAPEETENKNPVKEAETVKEAPETEDDNEGNVPPESSKPGDASEETSEVEAEQKTLKVETVTDERCKDDADENVALKALTEAFEELGYRITPEASLSFADLGNPVMGLAAFLVRLAGSDVATASARASIKSPKSNSGLLLATRHCFVLEDPLDNKKDSAESKSVDAVGNGDSAHKDEQPEGKSQKAEDVSLNANDREMTEADSGKENQDSVSEEKQPGSRTKKSARKPDAEGRKRSSNSVATEKSEEPADIICTSLDKCSGKELQEPLKNRNKLSSENKDASQPTVSQLAPDASQPEASKDVEMKDMSQSQKDPQDMVKTVGEEIEQAKESAKDVLSMPDTSVAQQAIASASVPENGTDGENTKKEKGVSEETKDKHNTDKLKRAAISALSAATVKAKHLAKQEEDHIRQLSGSLIEKQLRKLEAKLSIFNDAESLTVRVKEQLERSRQRLYHERAQIIAARLGAPSSMSSKASLPTNRTAANLANVAQRPPMGMSFPRPPMPRPPGASPFSVPGSHVAATAMSGSSGPPQGSDNVSSV from the exons ATGGATGAGAAACGAACCCTAGCTTCGGCTGGAGACTCTCCGGCATCTGAGCCGGCGACGCGGCGGCGTTTGAAACGCAAAGCGAACGCTCTCGGGACCTCCAATTCCGCTTCTGCGAAGAGGATGTTGAAGCGCGAGAAGGCGATGCTTGCTTCCTTTTCTCCTGTCCACAGCGGGCCTTTGACTAGAGCTCGACAGGCGCCGAGCAGCATGCCGTCCGTGGCTGGGGTGAAGGCGGAGGTGTTGAGTGCCGCGGTGGTGGTGGTGGGTACGGACGGGGAGAAGTTGAAGGAGGAGGAAGAGAGGGATAAAGCGATCCGTGAGTGGGAGGCTAAGATCGAAGCTGAGTTCGAAGCAGTTAGATCTCGCGAGAGTAATGTTCATGTGGTGCCTAATCATTGCG GTTGGTTTTCATGGGGAAAAATTCACCCGCTTGAAGAGCGCTCATTGCCCTCTTTCTTTAACGGCAAGTTGGAGGGTCGCACTCCTGAGGTGTATAGGGAAATCCGGGATTGGATCATGAGGAAGTTTCACTCCGATGCCAACACACAGATAGAAGTTAAAGACTTATCAGAACTCGAGGTTGGAGACTCGGAAGCAAAGCAAGAGGTGATGGAGTTCTTGGACTACTGGGGCTTAATCAATTTTCACCCCTTCCTGTCACCAGATGCTAGTTCTACTCCCGGTGATCATGATGATTTAGGAGACAAGGAGTCTCTGCTTAACAGTTTATTTCGGTTTCAAACAGATGAGGCTTCCCCTGCTCTTGTTCACAAGCCTCGTCCCACAGCACAAGCTACGCCACCATCAGGGTTGTTCCCAGATCCGGTGGCGCCTGATGACTTGCTGAAGCAAGAGGGTCCAGCGGTCGAATATCACTGCAACTCCTGTTCAGCTGATTGCTCTCGCAAGCGCTACCACTGCCCTACGCAG GCGGATTTTGACTTGTGTACGGAATGCTTTGACAGTGGCAAGTTCAGCTCAGATATGTCATCTTCCGACTTTATACTAATGGATTCTGCTGAGGCTCCTGGCGTTGGTAGTGGGAAGTGGACTGATCAAGAGACTCTTCTTCTCCTTGAAGGCTTAGAAATTTTCAAGGAAAATTTTAATGAGATTGCAGAGCATGTTGCTACAAAGACAAAAGCTCAGTGTATGCTTCATTTTCTTCAAATGCCAATCGAGGATGCGTTTCTTGATCAATTTGACTACAAAGTTCCAAGTACAAAAGACACTACAGATTCAGCTGTGTCTAAAGATGATAAATCTGTCCTAAAAGATGCACCTGAAGAGACAGAGAATAAGAATCCTGTTAAAGAAGCTGAAACTGTGAAGGAAGCTCCAGAAACAGAAGATGACAATGAAGGAAACGTTCCTCCAGAATCTTCGAAACCTGGAGATGCGAGTGAAGAAACTAGTGAAGTGGAAGCCGAACAGAAAACGCTTAAGGTAGAAACCGTCACTGATGAAAGATGTAAAGATGATGCTGATGAAAACGTAGCTTTGAAAGCTCTGACTGAAGCTTTTGAAGAGCTTGGTTATCGTATCACACCTGAAGCTTCTTTATCCTTTGCTGATTTAGGAAATCCTGTCATGGGACTG GCAGCTTTTCTGGTGAGATTGGCGGGATCTGACGTTGCTACTGCTTCAGCCCGGGCTTCCATAAAATCTCCGAAAAGCAATTCCGGATTGCTGCTTGCCACAAGACATTGTTTTGTTCTCGAAGATCCACTAGACAACAAGAAGGATTCAGCTGAATCAAAAAG TGTGGATGCAGTGGGGAACGGTGATAGTGCCCATAAAGATGAGCAGCCAGAAGGAAAAAGCCAGAAAGCAGAAGATGTCTCCTTGAATGCAAATGACAGGGAAATGACAGAAGCTGATTCAGGCAAAGAAAATCAGGATTCAGTCTCTGAAGAAAAGCAACCTGGTTCCCGAACTAAAAAATCTGCTAGGAAACCAGATGCTGAAGGACGAAAAAGATCTAGTAATTCAGTGGCAACTGAAAAATCAGAGGAACCAGCGGATATAATTTGTACATCGCTGGATAAATGTTCAGGGAAAGAGCTCCAAGAACCTTTAAAGAATAGGAATAAGCTTTCTAGTGAAAATAAAGACGCCTCTCAACCAACTGTCTCCCAGTTAGCTCCAGATGCTTCTCAGCCGGAAGCATCAAAAGATGTGGAGATGAAGGATATGTCACAGTCACAGAAGGATCCTCAAGATATGGTCAAAACAGTAGGAGAGGAGATTGAACAAGCTAAGGAGAGTGCAAAGGATGTTCTTAGTATGCCAGACACGTCGGTTGCACAGCAGGCCATTGCATCAGCTTCTGTACCGGAAAATGGAACAGATG GTGAAAATACAAAGAAAGAGAAGGGTGTCTCTGAAGAGACAAAAGACAAACATAACACTGATAAGCTTAAGCGCGCAGCTATCTCTGCTCTCTCAGCTGCAACAGTAAAGGCAAAGCATCTTGCAAAGCAAGAAGAAGATCATATCCGACAACTTTCTGGATCATTGATAGAGAAGCAG TTGCGTAAACTAGAAGCAAAACTATCTATATTCAACGACGCTGAAAGCTTGACAGTAAGGGTAAAAGAGCAATTGGAGAGGTCAAGGCAAAGGCTATACCATGAAAGAGCGCAGATCATAGCAGCTAGACTCGGTGCCCCATCTTCAATGTCCTCAAAGGCATCATTACCAACAAACAGAACCGCTGCAAATCTTGCTAATGTGGCTCAAAGACCTCCCATGGGTATGTCATTTCCACGGCCACCAATGCCAAGGCCTCCAGGTGCATCACCATTCTCTGTTCCTGGCTCACATGTAGCTGCAACAGCAATGAGCGGAAGCTCAGGTCCACCTCAAGGTTCAGACAATGTTTCTTCGGTTTAG
- the LOC106331288 gene encoding uncharacterized protein LOC106331288, translating into MECSNMKQHHQQGGYAEPRISFSSGFAATKNEIIKYKEAPVSSDDFEFGVKNCSMTTADEIFCDGMILPLKEEVNTTKRMPTLREELNEEDDDSPRTKSKGSSGWWRERLGLGFSKSKKDHKRSSF; encoded by the coding sequence ATGGAGTGTTCCAACATGAAGCAACATCATCAGCAAGGTGGATATGCAGAGCCAAGGATCTCCTTCTCCAGCGGTTTCGCAGCGACCAAGAACGAAATAATCAAGTACAAGGAGGCACCTGTGTCGTCAGATGATTTCGAGTTCGGTGTCAAGAACTGCTCCATGACCACAGCAGATGAAATCTTTTGCGATGGCATGATCCTACCTCTCAAGGAAGAAGTCAACACGACGAAGAGAATGCCAACTTTGAGAGAAGAACTCAACGAAGAAGACGATGATTCACCTAGAACCAAATCAAAAGGGTCGAGTGGTTGGTGGAGAGAGAGATTAGGGTTAGGATTCTCAAAGTCCAAGAAAGATCACAAGAGAAGTTCTTTTTAG